From Pyramidobacter piscolens W5455:
CGTCGGCCTTCATCTCCCGAATGGCCCCGGTGACGATGGCGCGCAGCGCCAGCGACGTGTCGTCGGTGCGGAACGGGAACGCCTTCTCGCCGACGGCGATGTTCTCCTCGACCGTGCGGGCCTTGAGGAAGCCGTTTTTGATCTTGAAAGCCGCCTCGCTGCCGGCGAAGATCATCACGTCCACTTTGCCCTGGCGAAAGGCTTCGTTGAGCAGGTCGCTGCTGTCGAAAACGACCAGTTCGACCTTGATGCCTTCCTTCTCGGCGATCTGCTTGAACAGGTTGCCTCCGTTGGATCCGGCGCTGTAGCCGCATTTCAGGCCGTCGATATCCTTAAGGCGTTTCAGGTCCGTGCGCTCTTCATGAACGACGAGCTTTTCGGGGATGTAGGCGTACGGCTCGGAAAATCTGTACTTGTCGATGCGTTTCTGGTTGACGGTGATCGTGTTGCCCACCGTATCGGCACGTCCGGAATCGAGATAGCCGAAGAGCGTGTTGAATTCGCCGGTGACGAAGTTGACTTTCAGCCCGGTCTTCGCGGCGATGGCGGCCCAGATGTCGGGTTCGGTGCCGAGGTGCTGTCCCTTGGAGAAATAGGTGTTGGGGACGGAACTGTTGCCGGAAGCGACCGTGATCTCCTTCGGCGCGTCGGCGGCGAAAGCCGCGCCGGCGATCAGCGCCGCAGCGGTCAGGGAGAGAGCGCAGATACGTTTCAAATTCATCAAAAAACACCTTCCTTGAAAATTTTGATCTATCGAAAAGAACGGGAGCTAATAAAGATCTTGCAGCCGCCGCTCGATCCGGCGCAGGAAAAACTCGACGATCAGCACGATCGCCACGTAGACGATGGTCACGCACAGATAGGCCTCGAAAAAGCGCAGGCTCAGCGCCGCCTCCATTTTGGCCGTGCCCATCACATCGGCCAGCCCGACGGTGAAGCCCAGCGCCGTGCCCTTGATGATGCCGATGAAATGGTTGCCGATCGAAGGCGCGGCGACGACGAAAGCCTGGGGCAGAATGGCGCGCCGCATCGCCTGGGCCCGCGTCATGCCCATCGAGTAGCAGGCCTCGATCTGTCCCTTGTCCACCGACTCCAGCGCGGCGCGGAAGCTTTCCGCCATGAAGGCCGACGTGTTGCAGATCAGGCTGACGACCGTGGCCTGAAACGGCGTCATCGCCTTGAGCGCCGGAATCAGGCAGGGCAGCGCGAAGAAAATCATGAACAGCGCCACCACCAGCGGCGTGGCGCGGAACACGGTCACGAACGCGTCGAAAAACTGCGTCAGCAGAGGGAATTTGTAATAGCGCACGATGGCGATAACCGTGGAAAGGACCAGCGTGCCGGCCAGCGAGAGGGCGGCGATCTCCGCCGTCAGCCCCAGCGAGGACAGGACCAGCGGAAACAGTTCGGTAAAGCTTTTGAAGTCGAAAAGCATTTTCCCGCGCCTCCCTACTGATCCATGACGCGGTGCACGAAACGGCGGATGCGTTCGTTCCCGCAACGCTCGAAGATCTCTTCAGGCGTGCCTTCGCCGGCGACGATGCCGTCCTCGAGAAAGATCATCGTGTCGGCGACCTC
This genomic window contains:
- a CDS encoding transporter substrate-binding domain-containing protein; this translates as MNLKRICALSLTAAALIAGAAFAADAPKEITVASGNSSVPNTYFSKGQHLGTEPDIWAAIAAKTGLKVNFVTGEFNTLFGYLDSGRADTVGNTITVNQKRIDKYRFSEPYAYIPEKLVVHEERTDLKRLKDIDGLKCGYSAGSNGGNLFKQIAEKEGIKVELVVFDSSDLLNEAFRQGKVDVMIFAGSEAAFKIKNGFLKARTVEENIAVGEKAFPFRTDDTSLALRAIVTGAIREMKADGTLSAIYQKWFGDDFSQPPAGYVSPWKLD
- a CDS encoding amino acid ABC transporter permease, which gives rise to MLFDFKSFTELFPLVLSSLGLTAEIAALSLAGTLVLSTVIAIVRYYKFPLLTQFFDAFVTVFRATPLVVALFMIFFALPCLIPALKAMTPFQATVVSLICNTSAFMAESFRAALESVDKGQIEACYSMGMTRAQAMRRAILPQAFVVAAPSIGNHFIGIIKGTALGFTVGLADVMGTAKMEAALSLRFFEAYLCVTIVYVAIVLIVEFFLRRIERRLQDLY